A window of the Coprobacter fastidiosus genome harbors these coding sequences:
- a CDS encoding uroporphyrinogen-III synthase, whose protein sequence is MKVKKVLVSQPKPASEKSPYFDIAEKYGVNIEFRPFIKVEEITPKEFRQQKISILDYTAIIFTARTAIDHFFKLCEGLRVTIPETMKYFCVTESVALYLQKYIVYRKRKIFFGNTGKLDDLVPALIKHSGEKFLFPVSDVNNGEYPLLDKNKIDYTKAVMYRTVSNDFAPEEKFDYDMLIFFSPSGINSLLKNFPNFEQQDIKIGCFGPTTAKAVRDAGLRLDIEAPRPEAPSMTAALELFFKEQNKSSKK, encoded by the coding sequence TTGAAAGTCAAGAAAGTACTCGTTTCTCAGCCAAAGCCAGCTTCTGAGAAATCTCCGTATTTCGACATTGCAGAAAAGTACGGTGTAAATATTGAGTTTCGTCCTTTCATTAAGGTAGAAGAAATAACCCCAAAAGAATTCAGACAACAAAAAATTTCTATTCTGGATTACACAGCTATTATTTTCACGGCAAGAACAGCAATTGATCATTTTTTCAAGTTGTGTGAAGGATTGCGGGTAACGATTCCGGAAACGATGAAATATTTCTGTGTGACCGAATCGGTAGCTCTCTATCTGCAAAAATATATCGTTTACCGAAAAAGAAAAATCTTTTTCGGAAATACAGGGAAACTGGACGATCTTGTTCCTGCCTTAATAAAACATTCAGGTGAAAAATTCCTTTTTCCGGTATCAGATGTCAATAACGGCGAATATCCGTTACTTGACAAAAACAAAATCGATTACACAAAAGCGGTAATGTACCGTACGGTAAGTAACGATTTTGCCCCCGAAGAAAAATTCGATTATGACATGCTGATTTTCTTTAGCCCTTCAGGAATCAATTCATTACTGAAAAACTTCCCGAATTTCGAGCAGCAAGATATCAAAATCGGATGCTTCGGACCGACAACGGCAAAAGCGGTAAGGGACGCCGGACTCAGACTCGATATCGAAGCTCCTCGTCCGGAAGCCCCGTCGATGACAGCCGCATTGGAACTTTTCTTTAAAGAACAAAACAAATCGTCTAAGAAATAA
- a CDS encoding DUF1349 domain-containing protein: MNKTFIYWTLLGISLCVSSCESHHNPQKTTDKDSLSTIDQIDELKGTDCDIKLGNVIFTKAVNGADTLVRIKDNGILEFRCGGKRDFFCDPNDGKLSNKTAPLLLTKVNNSRPFTFTAKVSPQFTATDTYNAADLFVFVNDTIWQKFAFEQDERGKHRIVTVRTRGTSDDNNHEEIAGSSVYLKISSDTHTIASYYSTDKKTWQLARLYKNDYPQELWVGICNQCPQGEGSVSFFEDISLAQSSVSDFRLGN, encoded by the coding sequence ATGAATAAAACATTTATTTATTGGACTTTATTAGGTATAAGTTTGTGCGTGAGCAGTTGTGAATCGCACCATAATCCTCAAAAAACTACAGACAAGGATAGTTTATCTACGATTGATCAAATTGATGAATTGAAAGGAACAGATTGTGATATTAAATTGGGTAATGTCATCTTTACTAAAGCTGTGAACGGTGCTGATACTTTGGTTCGGATTAAAGATAATGGAATATTGGAGTTCAGGTGCGGAGGGAAGAGAGACTTTTTTTGCGATCCGAATGACGGAAAGTTGTCTAATAAGACCGCTCCGCTTTTGTTGACAAAAGTCAATAATTCGCGACCTTTTACTTTTACGGCTAAAGTTTCACCTCAATTTACTGCTACGGACACTTATAATGCTGCGGATTTGTTTGTTTTTGTTAATGACACGATATGGCAGAAGTTTGCATTCGAACAAGATGAGCGAGGTAAACACCGGATTGTCACTGTGCGTACGAGAGGAACCTCGGATGATAATAATCATGAAGAAATAGCCGGCTCTTCGGTTTATTTGAAAATATCTTCTGATACACATACTATAGCCAGCTATTATTCGACAGATAAGAAGACATGGCAGTTGGCTCGTTTGTATAAAAACGATTATCCTCAAGAGTTGTGGGTAGGTATTTGTAATCAATGTCCGCAAGGAGAGGGGAGTGTCAGTTTTTTTGAGGATATTTCTTTAGCACAAAGCAGTGTGAGCGATTTTCGGTTGGGAAATTGA
- a CDS encoding DUF4271 domain-containing protein, producing MPSDSIHIAPVITTDTLSPILSDSNRIISDSLRTTHPEWDLHYKKDSVKFTPQYAESLSAYCYAPIDNPLTDYKEAALVIPEGFEGIPKIENPSQNDGIFLILLCCFILVATSFRRGIKLFSQPFSASKNNRNRTDMADNSTIIESRLRFILLAQTFVMEGIALTFLIHYLKPELTYIGYFKEILCAAVLATLYYNFQQSAYRILGSIFTESGITKQWIDNHASINLLLGIILFPIIFCMIYLSGFLNIGLLLVTISYILSRIIFIYKGIKIFLRDVYGILYFILYLCALEIMPLFLIYKGVILIYQFVEFKILTF from the coding sequence ATGCCAAGTGACAGCATACATATCGCCCCTGTAATAACAACGGACACCCTCTCTCCCATCCTGTCCGACAGTAACAGAATTATTTCCGATTCATTACGGACCACACATCCCGAATGGGATTTACACTATAAAAAAGATTCCGTCAAGTTCACGCCACAATACGCAGAAAGCTTGTCGGCATATTGCTATGCTCCGATCGACAATCCTTTAACCGATTACAAAGAAGCCGCACTTGTCATTCCCGAAGGTTTCGAAGGAATACCAAAGATCGAAAATCCTTCTCAAAATGATGGAATATTTTTGATTTTACTCTGTTGTTTCATTTTGGTAGCAACATCCTTTCGACGAGGAATAAAGCTCTTTTCACAGCCTTTTTCCGCATCAAAAAACAATCGAAACCGTACCGATATGGCAGATAATTCTACGATTATCGAATCACGGTTACGATTCATTTTACTTGCTCAAACTTTTGTAATGGAAGGGATTGCTCTTACATTTTTAATTCATTATCTAAAACCTGAATTAACCTACATCGGATATTTCAAAGAAATACTTTGTGCTGCAGTTTTAGCCACCTTATACTACAATTTTCAACAATCGGCATATCGCATTTTAGGTTCTATTTTCACAGAATCGGGCATCACAAAACAATGGATAGACAATCACGCATCTATCAACTTATTATTAGGAATAATCTTATTCCCGATTATTTTCTGCATGATCTATCTCTCTGGTTTTCTGAATATCGGGCTTTTATTAGTTACAATATCTTACATTTTATCCCGAATTATTTTTATTTATAAAGGGATTAAGATTTTTTTGAGAGATGTTTATGGAATTCTGTACTTTATTTTGTACCTTTGCGCCCTTGAAATCATGCCTTTATTTCTAATTTACAAAGGTGTGATTTTGATTTACCAATTTGTAGAATTTAAAATACTAACATTTTGA
- the ychF gene encoding redox-regulated ATPase YchF, translating to MALQCGIVGLPNVGKSTLFNCLSNAKAQSANFPFCTIEPNVGVITVPDERLNKLAELVHPQRIVPTTVEIVDIAGLVKGASKGEGLGNKFLANIRETDAILHVLRCFDDDNITHVDGSVDPVRDKEIIDYELQLKDLETIESRISKVQKQAQTGGDKNAKLAYDVLSKYKEALEQGKSARTVSFETKDEQKIARELFLLTSKPVMYICNVDEKSALNGNKYVEQVREAVKDEDAEILIVAAKIESEIAEFETYEERQMFLEEIGLKESGVSRLIRAAYSLLNLETYFTAGVQEVRAWTYLKGSKAPQCAGIIHTDFEKGFIRAEVIKYDDYIQYGSETACKEAGKMNVEGKDYIVQDGDIMHFRFNV from the coding sequence ATGGCATTACAATGTGGTATCGTCGGCTTGCCTAATGTCGGCAAATCAACCCTCTTCAATTGTTTATCCAATGCAAAAGCCCAATCGGCAAACTTTCCGTTTTGTACGATCGAACCGAATGTCGGAGTAATTACCGTCCCGGATGAACGCCTCAATAAATTAGCAGAACTCGTTCATCCTCAACGCATAGTTCCTACTACGGTAGAAATCGTGGATATTGCCGGATTAGTAAAAGGTGCTAGTAAAGGAGAAGGATTAGGAAACAAATTTCTTGCCAATATACGCGAAACAGATGCAATTTTACATGTATTACGCTGTTTTGATGATGACAACATAACTCATGTAGACGGTTCTGTCGATCCCGTACGCGACAAAGAAATCATCGACTATGAACTGCAATTGAAAGATCTGGAGACGATAGAGAGCCGCATCTCTAAGGTTCAGAAACAAGCACAAACAGGAGGTGACAAAAATGCAAAGCTTGCATACGATGTATTAAGCAAGTATAAAGAAGCTCTGGAACAAGGAAAGTCTGCCCGTACCGTCAGTTTCGAAACTAAAGACGAACAGAAAATAGCTCGGGAGTTATTTCTCCTTACCAGTAAGCCGGTTATGTATATTTGCAACGTTGACGAAAAGAGCGCTTTAAACGGGAACAAATATGTAGAACAAGTACGGGAAGCGGTAAAAGATGAAGATGCCGAAATATTGATAGTTGCTGCCAAAATAGAATCTGAAATTGCAGAATTCGAAACATACGAAGAACGGCAAATGTTTCTGGAAGAAATCGGATTGAAAGAATCGGGAGTCTCCCGACTGATTCGTGCAGCATACAGCCTTCTAAACCTCGAAACATATTTTACCGCCGGGGTACAGGAAGTTCGGGCATGGACCTACCTTAAAGGCAGTAAAGCTCCTCAATGCGCAGGTATCATTCACACCGATTTCGAAAAAGGTTTTATCCGGGCAGAAGTCATCAAATATGACGACTATATCCAATACGGATCTGAAACAGCCTGTAAAGAAGCCGGAAAAATGAATGTAGAAGGAAAAGATTATATCGTGCAAGACGGAGATATCATGCACTTCCGGTTTAATGTATAA
- a CDS encoding TIGR00730 family Rossman fold protein, whose protein sequence is MRNIQSVCVYCASSSKVDAIYFEAAKQLGKLIARNNLRCIYGAGNQGLMGTIADSVLDAGGKVTGIIPRFMYEEGWHYERLQDIEITNSMHERKARMASLSDAVIALPGGCGTLEELLEIITWKQLGLYLNPIVILNTASYYDPLLALLEKAVEQNFMRTEHTRMWVVATTPQDAIDALYSAPDWNGSVRKFAAI, encoded by the coding sequence ATGAGAAATATACAATCAGTTTGCGTATATTGTGCCTCAAGCTCAAAAGTGGATGCTATCTACTTCGAAGCGGCAAAGCAATTAGGAAAACTTATTGCCCGGAATAATTTGCGTTGCATATACGGAGCAGGGAATCAAGGTCTCATGGGAACGATTGCAGACAGTGTATTAGATGCTGGAGGAAAAGTAACCGGCATCATTCCCCGCTTTATGTACGAAGAAGGATGGCACTACGAACGTTTACAAGACATAGAAATTACAAATTCTATGCATGAGCGAAAAGCACGTATGGCATCCTTGTCCGATGCTGTCATAGCATTACCCGGAGGATGCGGAACATTGGAGGAGTTATTGGAGATCATCACTTGGAAACAATTAGGATTATACCTCAATCCGATAGTAATCCTTAACACGGCTAGTTACTACGATCCGTTACTCGCTCTACTGGAAAAAGCCGTTGAACAAAATTTCATGCGTACGGAGCATACGAGAATGTGGGTGGTAGCTACCACTCCCCAAGATGCAATAGATGCTCTGTACTCTGCACCCGACTGGAATGGAAGCGTACGTAAATTTGCAGCCATATAA